From Saccharomycodes ludwigii strain NBRC 1722 chromosome IV, whole genome shotgun sequence, one genomic window encodes:
- the MRPL27 gene encoding mitochondrial 54S ribosomal protein mL41 (similar to Saccharomyces cerevisiae YBR282W | MRPL27 | Mitochondrial Ribosomal Protein Large subunit) yields MKPTPIAQLLRPWKKFRDGSLFYGLTKTGNKRVALTTKDGNKTMYKGTRSSGIGRHTKKGLYIINWNKVRTFVVPQVPNLQLKPLVSHKCPPLKQTFPSYKQGPMDTKFYYDRLLEYIKYGKVQSKSSEVDCYIEKF; encoded by the coding sequence ATGAAGCCAACCCCAATCGCACAGTTATTGAGACCATGGAAAAAATTTCGTGATGGTTCATTGTTCTATGGCCTAACCAAAACTGGTAATAAACGTGTTGCACTAACTACTAAAGACGGTAATAAAACAATGTATAAAGGTACTAGGTCCAGTGGTATCGGTAGACATACTAAAAAAGGTctctatattattaattggAATAAAGTTCGTACCTTTGTTGTTCCACAAGTACCTAATTTACAATTGAAACCATTGGTAAGTCATAAATGCCCCCCACTAAAACAAACTTTTCCAAGTTATAAACAAGGTCCTATGGATACAAAGTTTTATTACGATAGATTGTTAGAATATATTAAGTACGGCAAGGTTCAATCTAAGAGTTCAGAAGTTGATTGTTATatagaaaaattttaa
- the TVP15 gene encoding Tvp15p (similar to Saccharomyces cerevisiae YDR100W | TVP15 | Tlg2-Vesicle Protein) produces MSFTEHSNTIFKSLNVVVAGLTVLSTLLLQLFFGGFIGFILSLYVIIISTTIIFLEFKPIPALYKYASFYYSFIGRGFLHILLGFIKLNNRLKSGTIINILISILNIIVGLAYILLQFNTKIDPPNSFNTNTVTSIEDGIEEATSDDII; encoded by the coding sequence atgtcCTTCACTGAACATTCAAACactattttcaaatcaCTTAACGTTGTAGTGGCTGGTTTAACCGTGTTGTCTACATTATTActtcaattgttttttgGCGGATTTATTGGTTTCATTTTATCCCTATATGTGATTATTATCTCAACaacaattatatttttggaatTCAAGCCTATTCCAGCGCTGTATAAATACGcaagtttttattatagttTCATTGGAAGAGGTTTTTTACATATATTGTTAGGCTTTATTAAATTGAATAACAGGCTTAAAAGTGGAAccattataaatattcttatttcaattttaaatattatcgTTGGTTTAGCCTATATTCTATTACAATTCAATACTAAGATAGATCCTCCTAATAGCTTTAATACGAACACTGTTACCTCTATTGAAGATGGAATTGAGGAAGCAACTTCCGATGATATTATCTAG
- the UTP18 gene encoding Utp18p (similar to Saccharomyces cerevisiae YJL069C | UTP18 | U Three Protein), whose product MEGQENISNMDNINTIKEYHNNNVNNDLAVNVEESDKNTETSLLQKQSPSEKNIPPPDKEELLLNKLVFGETADDFRAGLKDTVDSFQDYAYNSNSDDDNDSISDAEDKNEDEMDLLNDDQLFYADEDGEEDDEHRMDVDYESSSTDDESDAWVDSDDENVNINLWDSNRSKKLKTSYVEKSLNGKEYIKRLRAQFEKIYPIPRWVYDIEQNSDTEYNSEEDNEESLVGDVNALIKILNSSTKYTDKKSGKHSSKLLPPNKIELLRVKDANAQHPSRAAIQTLSFHPSNQPILLTGGYDRSLRLYHIDGRNNPLVTSVYLHGTPIQTACIYVNNSDPDTTKVFTGGRRRYMHSWTISNGDNQNENGQLNIEKISRMYGHESTQRSFENFKMGHYLNSNGYNTKNSTSSHGIICLQGNNGWINILHATTGQYMTGCKIEGVLIDFCIDYLNVINNGGKEEIHTIIIAINTFGQVWEFDLNDDNKVINKWKDESGVGITKIQVGGATNSSYLLSSQSNNESGSGIRCNNRWLAIGSESGIVTVYDRYNKGSSKPSFILDQLTTTISNLEFSHDGQLLCMASRSSKDALKLVHLSTGSVFSNWPNSRTPLGKVTCVKFSPRSEYLAVGNEQGRVRLWKLGHYC is encoded by the coding sequence atggaaggTCAAGAAAATATATCCAATAtggataatattaacaCTATTAAAGAGTATCATAACAATAATGTCAATAATGACCTTGCTGTAAATGTAGAAGAATCAGATAAAAATACAGAAACATCATTGttacaaaaacaatcaCCATCAGAGAAAAATATTCCTCCACCAGACAAAGAagaattgttattaaataaattagtCTTTGGTGAAACAGCAGACGATTTTAGGGCTGGATTAAAAGATACTGTAGATTCATTTCAGGATTATGCGTATAATTCCAACAGTGACGACGATAATGATAGTATCAGTGATGCagaagataaaaatgaagatgaaatGGATTTACTTAATGACGATCAATTGTTTTATGCGGATGAAGATGGTGAAGAAGACGATGAACATAGAATGGATGTAGATTACGAGTCATCCAGCACCGATGATGAAAGTGATGCTTGGGTGGACTCGGATGATGAAAATGTGAACATTAATCTTTGGGATTCTAATAgatccaaaaaattaaagacaTCATATGTTGAAAAGAGTCTCAATGGTAAAGagtatattaaaagattaaGGGCccaatttgaaaaaatttatccCATTCCTAGGTGGGTTTATGACATTGAACAAAACAGTGATACTGAATACAATTCCGAAGAAGATAATGAAGAATCACTAGTTGGTGATGTCAACGCTttgattaaaatattaaactCCTCGACAAAATATAcagataaaaaaagtggTAAACATTCTTCTAAATTATTACCACCTAATAAGATTGAATTACTAAGGGTCAAGGATGCAAATGCACAGCATCCATCACGCGCGGCCATTCAGACATTATCGTTTCATCCATCCAATCAAcctattttattaactGGTGGCTATGATAGATCTTTAAGATTATACCATATCGATGGGAGAAACAATCCACTAGTTACTTCAGTTTATCTCCACGGTACACCAATTCAAACAGCCTGTATATATGTGAACAACTCAGACCCTGACACTACTAAAGTTTTCACTGGTGGTAGAAGAAGGTATATGCATTCATGGACCATATCTAATGGTGACAATCAAAATGAGAATGGGCAATTGAATATTGAAAAGATAAGTAGAATGTATGGTCACGAAAGCACTCAAAGATCGtttgaaaactttaaaatGGGACATTATTTGAATAGCAATGGTTATAATACGAAGAACTCTACATCCTCTCATGGCATTATATGTCTACAAGGTAATAATGGATGGATCAATATTTTACATGCTACTACTGGTCAATATATGACTGGATGCAAGATTGAGGGTgttttaattgatttttgTATTGATTATCTAAATGTGATTAATAATGGTgggaaagaagaaatacatacaataataatagccaTAAATACATTTGGCCAAGTTTGGGAATTTGACTTAAACGATGATAATAAGGTAATAAACAAATGGAAGGATGAAAGTGGGGTTGGTATCACTAAAATTCAAGTTGGTGGTGCTACGAACTcttcatatttattatcatctcAAAGCAATAATGAAAGTGGCAGCGGCATCAGATGTAATAATAGATGGTTGGCCATAGGGAGTGAAAGCGGTATTGTGACAGTTTATGATAGATACAATAAAGGAAGTTCAAAACCAAGTTTCATTCTAGATCAATTAACTACCACCATTTCAAATCTAGAATTTTCACATGATGGCCAATTGCTATGTATGGCTTCAAGATCTTCAAAAGATGCTTTAAAGTTGGTTCATTTATCCACTGGGTCAGTTTTTTCTAATTGGCCCAATAGTAGGACACCATTGGGTAAGGTCACATGCGTGAAATTTTCACCTCGCTCAGAATATTTAGCAGTTGGCAATGAACAAGGCAGAGTTAGATTATGGAAACTTGGACACTATTGTTAG
- the DUG2 gene encoding glutamine amidotransferase subunit DUG2 (similar to Saccharomyces cerevisiae YBR281C | DUG2 | Deficient in Utilization of Glutathione), which produces MSTISINPPPSLHRWKHNYSILCSIPFPSKKILFAGTQDSKILCFDSTTYTLIKTIKLGYQQQQQQQQQQQEGESNLNDAYTDKLENTKSSVLCLAKSQDEHYLFAGGADSLVRIWNIDVEPLKTTSANNFNPGNIIIQEIAAIYSTIDIGDIFSLTYLDSTQTVIFGSQRASLLYVSDIFNSKICSHSYDKLPHVRYDKFFDSTGPDGKKPVSVSSPISRGISPCLANSNDTLYDGINNQSSVIIEVPSENIILYAHNGFIYSLCQYENNLEHNKKYICSGAGDGISKIWTFNKKTLKLEYIFQLPYHANTNAVKQDAFEIDGDTGEDDEDEDEDEDDDDIVYCQAVQFPFLYCGLNSGIVKIYDLNTRQLVSVLTCGTTDDVTGIVVYKDCVFVATKNSIFKFTGNSDRYKWDINGQLGNILSMSLFSCEQICKNCSRLRLVTGSNDGSLVLWNITDLVDKKLNEYQEYPHTLKCIDFNNDHLLQTLKELVGFQSVSSSSNINKYLIDSHRCATYLVDLLNQFGASSKLIPVLKGNKNPIVYGKFKANTTNSGKKKSILWYGHYDVIPAEDTTSWVTDPFKLTSENGFLKARGVSDNKGPLLAAIYAIADVYNNNQLQNDITFLIEGQEESGSRGFFEALNNNLGKEESFDWILFSNSYWLDQHIPCLNYGLRGVINSKITITSKESDRHSGVDGGVHKEPTTEIFQIISKLIESNDKVLIPEFYSTLKPISESELKNFKKILERTNIDHTIDDLIVKWTRPSLSITSMSVSGPGNVTVIPKSATVSVSIRIVPEQNLNDVKTKFITYLENNFKKLMSKNQLFIEILNEAEPWLGNPDNRAYQIIRKEVEDVWGTEPLLVREGGSIPMVRVLEQHFNAPAIQIPCGQSTDNAHLDNEQLRIVNFFNLRVIIHNVINRL; this is translated from the coding sequence ATGTCAACAATTTCTATTAACCCCCCTCCTTCATTACATAGATGGAAACACAACTATTCTATTTTATGTTCTATACCATTTCCTTCtaagaaaatattgtttGCCGGTACCCAAGACTCCAAGATTTTATGTTTTGACTCAACAACCTATActttaattaaaacaattaaattgGGCTaccagcaacaacaacaacaacaacaacaacaacaagagGGAGAATCCAACCTTAACGATGCATATACAGataaattagaaaatacAAAATCTAGTGTTTTATGTTTAGCTAAATCTCAAGATgaacattatttatttgcaGGCGGTGCCGATTCCTTGGTTAGAATATGGAATATTGATGTAGAACCTCTGAAAACAACTTCCGCCAATAACTTTAACCCaggaaatattattattcaagaAATAGCTGCAATCTATTCTACCATAGATATCGGTGATATTTTCAGTTTAACATATTTAGATTCTACTCAAACCGTAATTTTCGGTTCACAAAGAGCTTCTTTGTTGTATGTCagtgatatttttaactcTAAAATATGCAGCCATTCTTATGACAAATTGCCTCATGTTAGAtatgataaatttttcGATTCCACAGGCCCTGATGGTAAAAAACCTGTTTCCGTTAGCAGTCCTATATCGCGTGGTATATCTCCGTGTCTAGCCAATTCAAATGATACACTGTATGATGGTATAAACAACCAATCGAGTGTTATTATAGAGGTTCCCTCTGAGAATATTATTCTGTATGCTCATAACggctttatttattcattatGCCAGTACGAAAACAATTTGGAACAcaataaaaagtatatttGTTCAGGTGCAGGTGATGGcatatcaaaaatatggacttttaataagaaaactttaaaactagaatatatatttcaattGCCGTATCATGCGAACACAAATGCAGTAAAACAAGATGCTTTTGAAATTGATGGTGATACTGGAGAAGACGATGAGGATGAGGATGAGGATGAGGATGACGATGATATCGTTTATTGCCAAGCTGTTcaatttccatttttatattgCGGACTCAATTCAGGCATTGTCAAAATTTACGATTTGAATACAAGACAGTTGGTTTCTGTATTAACATGCGGTACTACTGACGATGTAACTGGGATAGTTGTTTATAAGGACTGCGTGTTTGTAGCcacaaaaaattcaattttcAAGTTTACCGGGAATAGCGACAGATATAAATGGGATATTAATGGACAATTgggaaatattttatcgatgtcattattttcttgtgaacaaatttgtaaaaattGTTCAAGATTACGGTTGGTCACAGGTAGTAATGATGGTAGCCTAGTTTTATGGAATATTACTGACTTGGTGgacaaaaaattgaatgaaTACCAAGAATATCCACATACTTTGAAATGCATCGACTTTAATAATGATCATTTACTACaaactttaaaagaattagtTGGTTTCCAATCTGTTTCTTCGTCTTCTAACATTAACAAATACCTGATCGACTCACACCGTTGTGCCACGTATTTAGTcgatttattaaatcaaTTTGGTGCATCTAGCAAATTGATACCGGTTTTAAAGGGCAACAAAAACCCAATTGTATACGGTAAATTTAAAGCAAATACAACTAACagtggtaaaaaaaaatctatatTGTGGTATGGCCATTACGATGTCATACCAGCCGAAGATACAACTTCTTGGGTTACCGATCCATTTAAATTAACGAGCGAAAATGGATTCTTAAAAGCTCGCGGTGTTTCAGATAACAAAGGTCCGTTATTGGCCGCAATATATGCAATTGCAGATGTGTATAACAACAATCAACTTCAAAACGacataacttttttaattgaaggCCAAGAAGAATCTGGCAGCCGTGGGTTTTTTGAAGCACTAAACAATAATTTGGGGAAAGAAGAAAGCTTTGATTGGATTTTATTTAGTAACTCATACTGGTTAGACCAACATATTCCATGTTTAAATTATGGTTTACGAGGCGTTATCAATTCTAAAATCACCATCACGAGTAAAGAATCTGATAGGCATTCTGGGGTAGATGGTGGGGTGCACAAAGAACCCACAACtgaaattttccaaatcatCTCTAAACTAATTGAAAGCAACGACAAGGTATTAATACCTGAATTTTACTCTACTTTGAAACCAATTTCTGAGtctgaattgaaaaatttcaaaaaaattttagaaaGAACAAACATAGATCATACAATTGATGATTTAATTGTTAAATGGACAAGGCCATCGTTGTCCATCACCTCTATGAGTGTATCTGGTCCTGGAAACGTTACCGTAATTCCTAAATCTGCCACCGTTAGTGTTTCAATTAGAATTGTACCTGAACAAAACTTGAATGATGTTAAAACAAAGTTTATCACCTATTTGGaaaacaatttcaaaaaactAATGTCAAAGAATCAGTTATTTATCGAGATTTTAAACGAGGCAGAACCTTGGCTGGGTAATCCTGACAACCGAGCTTATCAAATAATTAGAAAAGAGGTGGAGGATGTGTGGGGTACAGAACCGTTGTTAGTTAGAGAAGGTGGATCTATTCCAATGGTTAGAGTTTTAGAGCAACATTTTAATGCGCCTGCAATACAAATACCTTGTGGTCAGTCTACTGATAACGCCCATTTGGACAATGAACAATTAAGAATcgttaacttttttaatttaagaGTAATTATCCACAATGTAATTAATAGGTTATAG
- the SAF1 gene encoding SCF ubiquitin ligase complex subunit SAF1 (similar to Saccharomyces cerevisiae YBR280C | SAF1 | SCF Associated Factor): MTLFFEILECLLPYIVNTNDLLSLSLTNKNIHQYIEINCQDKVYQTSFKDNDMELDILRTERFPELQNDWKKLYKKRKEGQLFTWGQITSGRLGYTRRHLNPANDNTNIMIRNFILGSNKPHPVPFGAGTTNKPIITDISAGGFSFQFITSDGNLYTTGETYHGGNKSCGPQLGTSLDYGSVESLVSLSNINIWSLYNLYNTGSRTNISPPNNLYNNDITNINSVLNETLDGNKFVKRMVTREALPEIYDNQNTTLEPRFIKFVKVSSGRAHFLALGEDAELYSWDDPDVVQGIRMKFPHNNFKNPILSFECGWNFNCCYKFGIGLCIWKHRRSVTPYDKFFAYCDYKIIPDTVDNIQNYTCLQDGIVCFVKGNELYMYNDNEEHVFKLKTSILGYKQINKVKSGRMNIAIFTNNDEELYIGKINTSRNELQDLKPVSIPNAHNSDEKFVEVSFGDYHILGLSNKGKIYSWGLESQFCGCLGLGMLDFDVPSAIVTLGSRDIRVPEPTQVSITDNMDYTCIKIAAGGWQSSAIII, from the coding sequence atgactCTATTTTTTGAGATTCTAGAATGTTTACTCCCATACATTGTTAATACGAATGATCTATTAAGTCTATCACtgacaaacaaaaatatacacCAGTATATCGAAATAAACTGTCAAGATAAGGTATACCAAACGTCTTTTAAAGATAATGATATGGAGTTAGATATATTGAGAACTGAGAGATTTCCTGAATTACAAAACGATTGGAAAAAACTATACAAGAAACGTAAAGAGGGACAATTATTTACATGGGGTCAAATAACATCTGGAAGATTAGGTTACACAAGAAGGCATTTAAACCCTGCTAATgataataccaatattaTGATTAGGAACTTTATTTTAGGCTCAAACAAACCGCACCCCGTTCCGTTTGGTGCAGGCACTACCAAtaaaccaataataacagatATTTCCGCAGGCGGATTTTCGTTCCAATTCATCACATCAGACGGTAATTTGTATACTACGGGGGAAACTTATCATGGGGGAAACAAGTCTTGTGGTCCGCAATTGGGGACCTCACTGGATTATGGGTCGGTGGAATCGTTAGTTAGTTTGTCAAATATTAACATTTGGTCTCTCTACAATCTATATAATACCGGTAGTAGAACTAACATATCTCCTCCCAACAAcctttataataatgatatcaCAAATATTAACTCCGTGTTGAATGAGACACTAGATGGAAATAAATTTGTAAAAAGAATGGTTACCAGAGAGGCATTGCCTGAGATTTATGACAACCAGAATACCACACTAGAACCTAGGTTTATAAAGTTTGTTAAAGTTAGTAGTGGACGTGCACATTTTCTTGCCCTTGGGGAGGATGCTGAATTATACTCATGGGATGATCCTGATGTTGTCCAAGGTATTAGAATGAAATTCCCACATAACAATTTTAAGAACCCAATATTATCGTTTGAATGTGGTTGGAattttaattgttgttataaGTTTGGGATAGGACTCTGTATTTGGAAGCACAGAAGATCTGTGACACCTtatgataaattttttgcCTATTGCGATTATAAGATTATCCCAGACACAGTTGATAATATACAAAACTACACATGTCTACAAGATGGAATTGTGTGCTTTGTTAAAGGCAATgaattatatatgtataatgACAACGAAGAACACgtttttaaattgaaaaccAGCATTTTAGGgtataaacaaataaataaagttaaaagcGGTAGAATGAATATAGCCATTTTCACCAACAATGACGAGGAACTTTATATAGGAAAGATTAATACATCTAGAAATGAGTTACAAGATTTGAAACCCGTTTCAATACCAAATGCTCATAACAGCGATGAAAAATTTGTAGAAGTATCTTTTGGCGACTATCACATTTTAGGTTTAAGTAACAAAGGAAAGATATACTCGTGGGGGTTAGAGAGTCAGTTTTGTGGATGCTTGGGCTTGGGAATGCTCGATTTTGACGTGCCCTCGGCGATAGTTACCTTGGGTTCAAGAGATATAAGAGTACCAGAGCCTACTCAAGTGAGCATCACAGATAATATGGATTATACATGTATTAAGATAGCTGCTGGTGGGTGGCAATCTTCTgctataataatatag
- a CDS encoding S-formylglutathione hydrolase (similar to Saccharomyces cerevisiae YJL068C | esterase that can function as an S-formylglutathione hydrolase), with protein MPKIFKTNAEIATCGGKLLKLTHDSKETGTQMDVNIYLPKQYYDKSKKECHESKIPTLYYLSGLTCTPNNASEKAFWQLQADKYGFTVVFPDTSPRGGDEVPDDKNDWSFGKGAGFYLNATEPKYAANYRMYDYVHKELPSLLQQEFGSDGKLDFIKNKSITGHSMGGYGAISGFLKNYGAYKSCSAFAPICNPSVVGWGIKCFSNYLGSDNKAAWKQYDPCDLVKVVKSTNASDKVLIHVGTKDPFLNEHLRPELLLNASKGTTWEGKFDINLVDNFDHSYYFISTFVPEHAEFHAKHLGLL; from the coding sequence ATGCccaaaatattcaaaactAATGCTGAAATTGCCACTTGTGGTGGTAAGTTATTAAAGTTGACCCATGACTCAAAGGAAACTGGAACTCAAATGGATGTAAACATTTATTTAccaaaacaatattatgaTAAAAGCAAAAAGGAATGTCATGAATCAAAGATCCCTACtctatattatttatctgGACTAACATGCACACCAAATAACGCTTCTGAAAAAGCATTTTGGCAATTGCAAGCAGACAAATATGGCTTTACTGTGGTTTTCCCCGATACTTCTCCACGTGGTGGCGATGAAGTCCCCGATGATAAAAACGACTGGAGTTTTGGTAAAGGTGCTGGCTTTTATCTTAATGCCACAGAACCCAAGTATGCTGCTAATTATCGTATGTATGATTATGTCCATAAAGAGTTGCCATCTTTATTACAACAAGAATTTGGTTCTGATGGAAAATTGGAtttcatcaaaaataaaagcatTACTGGTCATTCTATGGGCGGTTACGGTGCAATTAGTGGGTTTTTGAAGAATTACGGTGCCTATAAATCGTGCTCTGCGTTTGCTCCAATTTGTAATCCAAGTGTTGTTGGTTGGGGAATTAAATGTTTTAGTAATTATTTGGGTTCTGATAATAAAGCTGCTTGGAAACAATACGATCCATGTGATTTGGTCAAAGTTGTTAAAAGCACTAATGCTAGTgataaagttttaataCATGTTGGTACTAAAGATCCATTTCTTAATGAGCATTTGAGACCAGAATTATTGCTTAACGCTAGTAAAGGCACCACATGGGAAGGAAAATTCGACATTAACTTAGTAGATAATTTCGATCATTCGTATTACTTTATAAGCACCTTTGTCCCCGAACATGCAGAATTTCACGCCAAACATTTAGGTTtgctttaa
- the PAF1 gene encoding Paf1p (similar to Saccharomyces cerevisiae YBR279W | PAF1 | RNA Polymerase II Associated Factor), which translates to MKEKNNFIARIKYLNDLPPPQIPPKLLKYDQKPDELAQSSKLITSLYTKTNVNPLVRINDDLGMELDLMKIPGVLDQMDDKYLYGFDNIKLEPKDRVLLRDPRVDRLTKTDISKVSFLRRTEYMSSATSSISSAGNGIVSNGNSNVFLKRKRISQKEEEEEVANDAARLDSKKLVRRIESTFDDLGTSGNNKNRIELFKHPTKKNLKAVKTWSLLPDTVAMDQKFFLVKLAGSAVLDKKERDSLCLETAIFRPVELEEDDWISFYSTDKNSSKELAKGLEQQLDEITEQNSDPTNNSFKFKRIRDYNMNNIQLASSLNELSLTFNDERGVAYYKPLQSKIELKRRRVNDFIKPLVKEHDIDQLNVTLKNPTAEEQQTKDKIRSDYDPIDFPEV; encoded by the coding sequence atgaaagaaaagaacAACTTTATAGCtagaataaaatatttgaatgATTTACCACCGCCCCAAATTCCACCAAAACTGTTAAAATATGACCAAAAACCAGATGAATTAGCACAATCTTCCAAATTAATAACATCTTTATACACTAAAACCAACGTTAATCCATTGGTGAGAATCAATGATGACTTGGGTATGGAATTGGatttgatgaaaatacCAGGTGTTTTGGACCAAATGGATgacaaatatttgtatgGGTTCGATAACATCAAATTAGAACCTAAAGATAGAGTTCTACTAAGGGATCCCAGGGTAGATAGATTAACGAAAACCGATATATCTAAAGTCTCCTTTCTAAGAAGAACAGAATACATGTCTAGCGCAACATCTTCTATATCTTCTGCAGGAAATGGTATTGTTAGTAATGGCAATAGTAAcgtctttttaaaaaggaaaagaatatcacaaaaagaagaagaggaagaagttGCGAATGATGCAGCTCGCTTGGATAGTAAAAAGTTAGTACGTAGAATTGAATCTACATTTGATGATTTGGGTACTAGCggtaataacaaaaatcgCATTGAGCTTTTTAAACAtcctacaaaaaaaaatttaaaagctGTTAAAACATGGAGTTTATTGCCAGATACCGTTGCTATGgatcaaaaattttttttagttaaaTTAGCGGGTAGTGCAGTTttagataaaaaagaaagagattCATTGTGTTTAGAAACTGCCATTTTCCGGCCTGTAGAGTTGGAAGAGGATGACTGGATTTCCTTTTATAGTACAGACAAGAATAGTAGTAAAGAATTAGCTAAAGGATTAGAGCAACAACTAGATGAAATTACTGAACAAAACAGTGATCCTACTAACAATagtttcaaatttaaaaggaTAAGAGATTACaatatgaataatattCAATTGGCATCATCATTAAATGAATTGTCTTTAACTTTTAATGACGAGAGAGGCGTTGCTTATTACAAACCGTTACAAAGCAAGattgaattgaaaagaagaagggTTAATGATTTCATTAAGCCTTTAGTTAAAGAGCACGACATTGATCAATTAAATGTGACTTTGAAAAACCCAACTGCTGAAGAACAGCAAACCAAGGATAAGATAAGATCCGATTACGATCCAATAGATTTTCCAGAAGTTTGA
- the MPM1 gene encoding Mpm1p (similar to Saccharomyces cerevisiae YJL066C | MPM1 | Mitochondrial Peculiar Membrane protein) has protein sequence MGLFNGDNQEKNVTKYNETLLGDTSSISNNSSAKPISTNLLSDWWSQTQDLYSNVFNQPDQFWKSAYDDLLLRSGDAIGTMLENLGMPGNFGTPYKMSSLFNNDEQFVDANVDEKNKLKIRPTLYAYKTPSDRQYSQCVTNAGLGVWDVNGFWRCLFPQTFLNDKKVNELSKDDVEKDIDHKMGLFFKDYTGFLSWRNHMLKLANEKKKQIQQKSLFFTDNYDGGQNDDIAGNGGNVIGTSKMLNYNYTDEGKEQVKETKTYYNDGKVKVVRERKLYPKDGSGDVKVETSEKILDNNDIDINE, from the coding sequence atgggttTATTTAATGGTGATAATCAAGAGAAGAATGTTACTAAATATAACGAAACCTTGTTAGGGGACACTTCTTCTATTTCCAATAATTCAAGTGCCAAACCGATTTCTACTAACCTTTTAAGTGATTGGTGGTCTCAAACACAAGACTTATATTCCAATGTTTTTAACCAACCAGATCAATTCTGGAAATCTGCCTATGACGATTTGTTACTAAGATCCGGCGACGCTATCGGTACTATGTTGGAGAATTTAGGCATGCCTGGTAACTTCGGTACTCCTTACAAAATGAGttctctttttaataatgatgagCAATTTGTTGATGCCAATgtagatgaaaaaaataagttgaAAATTAGACCCACTTTGTATGCCTACAAAACACCAAGCGATCGTCAATATTCTCAATGTGTAACCAATGCTGGGCTTGGTGTTTGGGATGTCAATGGGTTTTGGAGATGCTTGTTTCCCCAGACTTTtctaaatgataaaaaggTAAACGAATTAAGCAAAGACGATGTAGAAAAGGATATTGATCACAAGATGGGattgtttttcaaagaCTACACAGGCTTTTTGTCTTGGAGAAACCATATGTTAAAATTAGCTaatgaaaagaagaagcaAATACAACAAAAGTCTTTGTTTTTCACCGATAACTACGATGGTGGTCAAAATGATGATATTGCAGGTAATGGTGGTAATGTTATTGGTACCTCTAAAATGTTAAATTACAACTATACAGATGAAGGAAAAGAGCAAGTCAAGGAAACCAAGACTTATTACAATGATGGTAAAGTCAAAGTTGTTCGTGAAAGAAAGTTATATCCTAAAGACGGTAGTGGTGATGTTAAAGTAGAGACTAGCGAGAAAATCttagataataatgatattgatATCAACGAGTGA